In a single window of the Acetivibrio clariflavus DSM 19732 genome:
- a CDS encoding CtsR family transcriptional regulator — MAKLSDLIEEFIKQLISDTDGTVEIQRNELANYFKCVPSQINYVLDTRFTTERGYYVESKRGGGGCISIRRVSIEHKGKNYLMHIINSMGDNISQHSATVFINNFLDYEVISERDALLLKAATSDKALSLVPVENRGKVRASILKNMLVSLMV, encoded by the coding sequence ATGGCAAAACTAAGTGATTTAATTGAAGAGTTTATAAAACAGTTAATCAGTGATACCGATGGAACTGTTGAAATTCAGAGAAATGAGCTTGCCAATTATTTTAAATGTGTGCCTTCTCAGATTAATTATGTTTTAGATACAAGGTTTACGACTGAAAGAGGTTATTACGTTGAAAGCAAACGTGGCGGTGGAGGCTGTATAAGTATCCGTAGAGTTAGCATAGAGCATAAGGGTAAGAATTATCTTATGCACATTATTAATTCTATGGGAGACAATATTTCACAACATTCTGCAACAGTATTTATAAACAATTTTTTAGATTATGAGGTTATTTCAGAACGGGATGCCTTGCTTTTAAAAGCCGCTACCAGTGACAAAGCTTTATCCCTTGTACCGGTAGAGAATAGAGGAAAAGTAAGGGCAAGTATATTAAAAAATATGCTGGTAAGTCTAATGGTTTAG
- a CDS encoding UvrB/UvrC motif-containing protein, protein MLCQKCQKRVANIQVTQIINNNKQVIYLCEQCAREEGKFITGSPFSVNDFFSSMIGFPVRTSVSEQQLVCDKCGMSYEEFKKVGKFGCENCYKVYGEKLTPLLKRLHGNLQYHGKLPKKVSEDVKVSREIEYLKEQLNNAVKNEEYEKAAEIRDRIKELERNSSS, encoded by the coding sequence ATGCTGTGCCAGAAGTGTCAGAAAAGAGTTGCAAATATACAGGTTACGCAAATTATAAATAATAATAAGCAGGTAATATATCTCTGTGAGCAGTGTGCAAGAGAAGAAGGGAAGTTCATAACGGGATCTCCCTTTAGCGTTAACGACTTTTTTTCCAGTATGATAGGATTCCCTGTGAGAACTTCAGTTAGCGAGCAGCAGTTGGTATGTGATAAATGCGGTATGAGTTATGAAGAGTTTAAAAAAGTAGGTAAATTCGGCTGTGAAAACTGCTACAAAGTATATGGAGAAAAGCTTACGCCACTTCTGAAGCGATTGCATGGAAATCTTCAATATCATGGGAAATTACCTAAAAAAGTTTCGGAAGATGTCAAGGTTTCCAGAGAAATAGAATATCTGAAAGAACAATTGAATAATGCTGTCAAGAATGAAGAGTATGAAAAGGCAGCAGAAATAAGAGACCGAATAAAGGAATTGGAGAGAAACAGTTCTTCGTAA